A genomic region of Sphingobium sp. HWE2-09 contains the following coding sequences:
- a CDS encoding YybH family protein: protein MSKAQAAVARQIDRYVASINDGDVDAAKMIWADSGDITFINTTGIHKGWPAINGAVHAFFRDKFTKRDLRLVVAPAIQVFGNTAVAEFTWDFDGVMTSGKELHTRGGRESQVYIRSGKGDWRLVHAHYSLQPPPITP from the coding sequence ATGTCCAAGGCGCAGGCGGCGGTTGCACGACAGATCGATCGCTATGTCGCTTCGATCAACGATGGCGATGTCGATGCAGCCAAAATGATATGGGCCGACAGCGGCGATATCACCTTCATCAACACCACGGGTATCCATAAAGGCTGGCCCGCGATCAACGGCGCGGTCCATGCGTTTTTTCGCGACAAATTCACAAAACGCGATCTGCGTTTGGTCGTCGCGCCCGCGATACAGGTTTTCGGCAACACTGCGGTCGCAGAATTTACCTGGGATTTTGATGGGGTGATGACGAGCGGCAAGGAACTCCACACGCGCGGTGGGCGCGAAAGTCAGGTCTATATCCGATCTGGCAAAGGCGATTGGCGGCTGGTGCACGCGCATTATTCGTTGCAGCCACCACCAATCACGCCTTGA
- a CDS encoding metalloregulator ArsR/SmtB family transcription factor — translation MDQLFKALASEPRRRILRHLAEEPMTVGEIADNFEMAMPSISKHLAVLKAAGVVREQKRGQYVLYSLAVDQLTGQVYDFLSPFCEQARGIAEARPKRRGRD, via the coding sequence ATGGACCAATTGTTCAAAGCTCTGGCGTCCGAACCACGCCGCCGCATCCTGCGCCATCTGGCGGAAGAACCGATGACGGTGGGCGAGATCGCCGACAATTTCGAGATGGCGATGCCGTCCATTTCTAAGCATCTGGCGGTGCTGAAAGCGGCCGGTGTGGTGCGTGAGCAGAAGCGCGGGCAATATGTGTTATATTCGCTGGCGGTGGATCAACTGACCGGGCAGGTCTATGATTTCCTGTCGCCCTTTTGCGAGCAAGCGCGTGGGATAGCGGAGGCAAGGCCAAAGCGGCGCGGACGGGATTGA
- a CDS encoding AtpZ/AtpI family protein → MAAETPGQDPAGEDLRIASLEERIAKAEHVEKVRQGAKGQAADDGSRLGNRVLAELIGGLVGGALIGWVLDRLFGTTPWLLLVFLGLGIVAAFRNIIRLTTTKRPDQ, encoded by the coding sequence ATGGCAGCGGAGACACCCGGACAGGACCCGGCGGGCGAGGACTTGCGGATCGCTTCTCTTGAGGAGCGGATCGCGAAGGCAGAGCATGTCGAAAAGGTCAGGCAGGGAGCCAAGGGGCAAGCGGCGGACGATGGTTCGCGGTTGGGCAACCGGGTTCTTGCGGAACTGATCGGCGGTCTTGTCGGCGGTGCGTTGATCGGCTGGGTTCTTGACCGGCTGTTCGGCACAACGCCCTGGCTCCTGCTGGTCTTCCTCGGTCTTGGGATCGTGGCGGCGTTCAGGAACATCATCAGATTGACGACGACGAAGCGTCCCGACCAATAA
- a CDS encoding F0F1 ATP synthase subunit A: protein MAESGKIDPMHQFAIEPLFGTDHLSIGGFNIAFTNSALYMVLAAVVLWIFVIGGMKRELVPGRWQMAVEYFTGFIKNLLISNVGEGGKKYIPYVFSLFMFILLANLLGLLPLGLVGLHPFTFTSHFTATGVLAIMSFSIVLIVGFAKHGFHFFSLFIPHGTPVAMVVPLFFIELVSFMVRPFSLGLRLFVAMTAGHVLLKVLAGFVINSANASPMLGLTVGTASFVLMIGISALEMLVAVIQAYVFALLTSVYLNDAENLH from the coding sequence GTGGCAGAATCCGGCAAAATCGATCCGATGCATCAATTTGCTATCGAACCTTTGTTCGGTACGGATCACCTGTCGATCGGCGGCTTCAACATCGCCTTCACCAACAGCGCGCTCTATATGGTGCTGGCTGCTGTGGTGCTGTGGATCTTCGTCATCGGCGGCATGAAGCGCGAACTAGTGCCGGGTCGCTGGCAGATGGCGGTCGAATATTTCACCGGCTTCATCAAGAATTTGCTGATCTCCAACGTGGGTGAGGGCGGCAAGAAATATATTCCTTACGTCTTCTCGCTCTTCATGTTCATCCTGCTGGCGAACCTGCTGGGTCTGCTGCCGCTGGGTCTGGTCGGGCTCCACCCCTTCACCTTCACCAGCCACTTCACCGCGACCGGCGTGCTCGCCATCATGAGCTTCTCGATCGTGCTGATCGTCGGTTTTGCCAAGCATGGCTTCCATTTCTTCTCGCTGTTCATCCCCCACGGCACGCCCGTGGCGATGGTGGTGCCGCTCTTCTTCATCGAACTCGTTTCCTTCATGGTGCGCCCGTTCAGCCTTGGCCTGCGACTGTTCGTCGCGATGACCGCTGGACACGTGTTGCTGAAGGTGCTGGCGGGCTTCGTCATCAACAGCGCTAACGCGTCGCCCATGCTGGGCCTGACCGTCGGCACCGCCAGCTTCGTCCTGATGATCGGCATCAGCGCGCTGGAAATGCTGGTCGCGGTCATCCAGGCCTATGTGTTTGCGCTGCTGACCTCGGTCTATCTGAACGATGCCGAGAACCTGCACTAA
- a CDS encoding F0F1 ATP synthase subunit C, with translation MDAEAAKLLGAGLAAIGAGIAALGVGNVFSAFLEGALRNPGAADGQQGRLFIGFAAAELLGLLAFVIAMILVFVA, from the coding sequence ATGGACGCAGAAGCCGCAAAGCTGCTCGGTGCTGGCCTGGCCGCCATTGGTGCGGGCATCGCTGCCCTCGGTGTGGGCAACGTGTTCAGCGCGTTCCTCGAAGGCGCGCTGCGCAATCCTGGCGCTGCTGATGGCCAGCAGGGTCGTCTGTTCATCGGTTTCGCCGCGGCGGAACTTCTGGGTCTGCTGGCGTTCGTTATCGCCATGATCCTGGTGTTCGTGGCCTAA
- a CDS encoding F0F1 ATP synthase subunit B family protein, whose protein sequence is MPQIAQIADTYSSQIFWLLVTFGFVFFVIGLGMVPKVQGTADARDAKISGDLDAAKAAFARADEAEADYRSRDAGNRAAAQATLAQAKSEAAKASEVRLAAADAVVADRIAAAEARIQGASQAAMAEIETVAADAARDMVARISGVDASDEAARNAVKAALAHG, encoded by the coding sequence ATGCCTCAAATCGCGCAAATTGCCGACACCTATTCCAGTCAGATTTTCTGGTTGCTGGTGACGTTCGGCTTCGTCTTCTTCGTCATCGGCCTTGGCATGGTGCCAAAGGTTCAGGGTACGGCGGACGCGCGCGACGCGAAGATCAGCGGTGATCTGGACGCCGCCAAGGCGGCCTTCGCCCGCGCCGACGAAGCGGAGGCGGATTATCGCAGCCGTGACGCCGGCAACCGCGCCGCCGCTCAGGCGACGCTGGCACAGGCCAAGAGCGAAGCCGCCAAGGCTTCCGAAGTCCGTCTCGCCGCCGCCGATGCGGTCGTCGCAGACCGGATCGCCGCCGCCGAAGCCCGTATCCAGGGCGCCAGCCAGGCGGCCATGGCAGAAATCGAAACCGTCGCCGCCGATGCGGCGCGCGACATGGTGGCGCGTATCTCCGGCGTGGACGCGTCGGACGAAGCCGCCCGCAACGCAGTAAAGGCGGCACTGGCCCATGGCTGA
- a CDS encoding F0F1 ATP synthase subunit B family protein: MAEAASHSASEVPHLNQAIHSEGMEPVGTVAHEGVAPHTDPKAVGMDATAWVSLAMAVFIVILLVKKVPALIGGALDGRIAQIKEQLAEASRLRAEAETLKGEYEAKLAAAAGEADAMRKAAEHEAEGLIADAKVNAEALVARREKMAKDKIGAAERAAITAIRAKAVNAATTAAAVLIAQGHDATADKALVDSAIGRLGTIN; this comes from the coding sequence ATGGCTGAGGCAGCATCCCATAGCGCATCGGAGGTTCCGCACTTGAACCAGGCGATCCACAGCGAAGGCATGGAGCCGGTCGGCACCGTCGCCCATGAAGGCGTAGCGCCCCATACCGATCCCAAGGCGGTCGGCATGGACGCCACCGCCTGGGTCAGCCTGGCGATGGCGGTGTTCATCGTCATCCTGCTGGTCAAGAAAGTGCCTGCGTTGATCGGCGGCGCGCTGGACGGCCGGATTGCCCAGATCAAGGAACAGCTGGCCGAAGCCTCGCGCCTGCGCGCCGAAGCCGAAACGCTCAAGGGCGAATATGAAGCCAAGCTGGCCGCCGCGGCCGGTGAAGCCGACGCCATGCGCAAGGCCGCCGAGCATGAAGCCGAAGGGCTGATCGCCGACGCCAAGGTGAACGCCGAAGCGCTGGTCGCCCGTCGCGAAAAAATGGCCAAGGACAAGATCGGCGCCGCCGAACGCGCCGCGATCACCGCCATCCGCGCGAAAGCGGTCAACGCAGCCACCACCGCCGCCGCCGTCCTGATCGCGCAGGGCCACGACGCCACGGCCGACAAGGCGCTGGTGGACAGCGCCATCGGCAGGCTCGGCACGATCAACTGA
- a CDS encoding NAD(P)-dependent alcohol dehydrogenase: protein MSVKAYGAHAADKPLEPIAIERRAVGDHDVQIAIAYCGVCHSDLHQVRSEWDGTLYPCVPGHEIVGHVTAVGDHVGKVKVGDTVGVGCMVDSCQSCASCDEGLEQYCEKGFVGTYNGPTADAPGHTLGGYSQIIVVKDDFVLKVSHAPEQLAAVAPLLCAGITTWSPLRHWNVGPGMKVGIVGIGGLGHMGVKLAHALGAHVVAFTTSEGKRQDALELGADEVIVSRNADEMAAHANSFDFILNTVAASHDLDAFTTLLKRDGTLTLVGVPEHAHPSPNVAALIFKRRAIAGSLIGGIAETQEMLDFCAEKGITAEIEMIAIQDIEDAYARMQKSDVKYRFVIDNATLAG, encoded by the coding sequence ATGAGCGTAAAAGCCTATGGCGCCCATGCCGCCGACAAACCGCTTGAGCCGATCGCCATCGAACGCCGCGCCGTCGGCGACCATGACGTGCAGATCGCCATCGCCTATTGCGGCGTGTGCCATTCGGACCTGCATCAGGTCCGTTCGGAATGGGATGGCACATTATACCCCTGCGTCCCCGGCCACGAAATCGTCGGCCATGTCACCGCCGTCGGCGACCATGTGGGCAAGGTCAAGGTCGGCGATACGGTCGGCGTCGGCTGCATGGTCGACAGCTGCCAGTCCTGCGCGTCCTGCGATGAGGGGCTGGAGCAATATTGCGAGAAGGGTTTCGTCGGCACCTATAATGGCCCTACCGCCGATGCGCCGGGCCATACGCTGGGCGGCTATTCGCAGATCATCGTCGTAAAGGACGATTTCGTCCTGAAGGTCAGCCATGCGCCCGAACAGTTGGCCGCCGTCGCGCCGCTGCTCTGCGCAGGCATCACCACCTGGTCGCCGCTGCGCCACTGGAATGTCGGACCGGGCATGAAGGTCGGGATCGTCGGCATCGGCGGGCTGGGCCATATGGGCGTGAAGCTGGCCCATGCGCTGGGCGCGCATGTCGTCGCCTTTACGACGTCCGAAGGCAAGCGGCAGGATGCGCTGGAATTGGGCGCGGACGAGGTGATCGTATCGCGCAACGCGGATGAGATGGCGGCGCATGCGAACAGCTTCGACTTCATCCTGAATACCGTGGCGGCGAGCCACGACCTGGACGCCTTTACCACGCTGTTGAAGCGGGACGGGACGCTGACGCTGGTCGGCGTGCCGGAACATGCGCATCCGTCGCCCAATGTCGCGGCGCTGATCTTCAAGCGGCGGGCGATTGCCGGGTCGCTGATCGGCGGGATCGCCGAAACGCAGGAAATGCTCGATTTCTGTGCGGAGAAAGGCATCACGGCGGAAATCGAAATGATCGCGATCCAGGATATCGAAGACGCCTATGCGCGGATGCAGAAGAGCGACGTGAAATATCGCTTCGTAATCGACAACGCTACGCTGGCGGGATGA
- the uvrC gene encoding excinuclease ABC subunit UvrC translates to MSGPQSPDRFNEDKASFTVTGSQPDIDMGVEAIRTTLKTLPIRPGVYRMHDARGDVLYVGKARALKNRVANYTQVDRLPRRLQRMVAQTRSMTIVTTNSEAEALLLEAQLIKRYRPPYNVLLRDDKSFPFILLRDDHAFPRVQKHRGARKYKGRYYGPFASAGSVTRTINALQKLFLLRSCTDSFFANRSRPCLLYQIKRCSAPCVDRIDPAGYAELVNDAQDFLGGKSTAVQKKLGMAMQSASDAMDFEQAAVIRDRLKALTFIQGSQAINAEGLGDADIFALAEKGGSMCIQAFFIRGGQNWGHRSFFPVHTADVATEEVLESFMAQFYEEVPPPKLILADRQPAECELMMQALSERAGFRVKIEIPQRGDRTRLIKQAQRNAVEALDRRLAETTSQGKILDEMVETFGLDGVPDRIEIYDNSHIQGAHALGAMVVAGPEGFRKNAYRKFNMKNPETSNDDFAMMREMFERRFGRAQKEDPDRDSGEWPDLVLIDGGKGQLSAARTMLEEMGIEDVCMIGVAKGPHHGRDGREVFHMLDGREINFPLNHPVLFYLQRLRDEAHRFAIGAHRAKRSKAITVSSLDEVPGIGPARKKALLMHFGTARAVRDAALGDLMRAPGVSKAVAQQVYDYFHG, encoded by the coding sequence ATGTCCGGCCCCCAATCTCCCGACCGTTTCAACGAAGACAAAGCGTCCTTCACCGTCACCGGCAGCCAGCCGGATATCGACATGGGCGTGGAGGCGATCCGCACGACGCTTAAGACGCTGCCGATCCGCCCCGGCGTCTATCGCATGCACGATGCCCGCGGCGACGTGCTCTATGTGGGCAAGGCCCGGGCGCTGAAAAACCGCGTCGCCAACTATACCCAGGTCGATCGCCTCCCGCGCAGGCTCCAGCGCATGGTCGCCCAGACGCGCAGCATGACGATCGTCACCACCAACAGCGAAGCCGAAGCGCTGCTGCTGGAAGCGCAACTCATCAAGCGCTATCGCCCGCCCTATAACGTCCTGCTGCGCGACGACAAAAGTTTCCCCTTCATCCTGCTGCGCGACGATCACGCCTTCCCCCGCGTCCAGAAACATCGCGGCGCGCGCAAATATAAGGGGCGCTATTATGGCCCCTTCGCCAGCGCCGGATCGGTGACGCGCACGATCAACGCGCTTCAGAAACTGTTCCTGTTGCGCAGCTGCACCGACAGTTTCTTCGCCAATCGCTCGCGCCCCTGCCTGCTCTATCAAATCAAGCGCTGCTCTGCGCCCTGCGTCGATCGGATCGATCCGGCGGGCTATGCCGAATTGGTCAATGACGCGCAGGACTTCCTGGGCGGCAAATCCACCGCCGTGCAGAAGAAACTGGGCATGGCGATGCAATCGGCGTCCGATGCGATGGATTTCGAACAGGCGGCGGTGATCCGCGATCGCCTGAAGGCGCTGACCTTCATCCAGGGTAGCCAGGCGATCAACGCCGAAGGGCTGGGCGACGCCGACATCTTCGCGCTGGCGGAAAAGGGCGGATCGATGTGCATCCAGGCCTTCTTCATCCGCGGCGGCCAGAATTGGGGGCATCGCAGCTTCTTCCCGGTGCACACCGCCGATGTCGCGACCGAGGAGGTGCTGGAGAGCTTCATGGCGCAATTCTACGAAGAAGTGCCGCCGCCCAAGTTGATCCTCGCCGATCGCCAGCCCGCGGAATGCGAATTGATGATGCAAGCGCTCAGCGAGCGGGCGGGTTTTCGGGTGAAGATCGAAATTCCCCAGCGCGGCGACCGCACCCGCCTGATCAAACAGGCGCAGCGCAACGCGGTGGAGGCGCTCGACCGGCGCCTCGCGGAAACGACCAGCCAGGGCAAGATCCTGGACGAAATGGTCGAAACCTTCGGGCTGGACGGCGTGCCCGACCGGATCGAAATCTACGACAACAGCCATATTCAGGGCGCACACGCGCTGGGCGCGATGGTGGTGGCCGGGCCGGAGGGCTTCCGCAAGAACGCCTATCGCAAGTTCAACATGAAAAACCCGGAAACCAGCAACGACGATTTCGCGATGATGCGCGAGATGTTCGAACGCCGTTTCGGTCGCGCGCAAAAGGAAGACCCGGATCGCGACAGCGGCGAATGGCCCGACCTGGTGCTGATCGACGGCGGCAAGGGACAACTATCGGCCGCCCGCACCATGCTGGAGGAAATGGGTATCGAGGATGTCTGCATGATCGGCGTCGCCAAGGGGCCGCATCATGGTCGCGATGGGCGCGAAGTCTTCCATATGCTCGACGGTCGCGAAATCAATTTCCCGCTCAACCATCCCGTCCTCTTCTACCTCCAGCGCCTGCGGGACGAAGCCCACCGCTTCGCCATCGGCGCGCATCGGGCGAAGCGCAGCAAGGCAATCACGGTGTCGTCGCTGGACGAAGTCCCCGGCATCGGCCCGGCGCGCAAGAAGGCGCTGCTGATGCATTTCGGCACCGCCCGCGCGGTCCGCGACGCGGCGCTGGGCGACCTGATGCGCGCACCGGGCGTGTCGAAGGCGGTCGCGCAGCAGGTCTATGATTATTTTCATGGGTGA
- the recO gene encoding DNA repair protein RecO, producing the protein MPSLTTSAIVCAVRHHGEHGAIVRLLTPDHGLLSGYVRGGRSRTLRPVLLPGNVVKADFRARTEDQLAGLTVELAQSRAPLLAEPLPAVAIDWSCALTAASLPEGTPYPALHQALDGLLGAIEAAPAARGWAVALVRYELLLLAELGLGLDLTRCAVMGAADDLAFVSPRSAAAVSRVGAVGYEARLLPLPPFLIKGGMGDWAQILDGLRLTGFFLERSVLVDRRADILAARERLVDRLKRAVA; encoded by the coding sequence ATGCCCAGCCTCACTACATCCGCCATCGTCTGCGCCGTGCGCCATCATGGCGAACATGGCGCGATCGTGCGGCTGTTGACGCCGGACCATGGCCTGCTGTCGGGATATGTGCGCGGCGGGCGGTCGCGGACGCTGCGCCCGGTGCTGTTGCCCGGCAATGTCGTGAAAGCCGACTTCCGCGCTCGCACGGAAGATCAACTCGCCGGGCTGACGGTCGAACTGGCGCAGAGCCGCGCGCCGTTGCTCGCCGAACCGCTCCCCGCGGTTGCCATCGACTGGAGCTGCGCGCTGACCGCCGCGTCCTTACCCGAAGGCACGCCATACCCCGCTTTGCATCAGGCGCTGGACGGGTTGCTGGGCGCGATCGAAGCGGCACCCGCCGCGCGGGGCTGGGCGGTGGCGCTGGTCCGCTACGAACTGCTGCTGCTCGCCGAACTGGGCTTGGGTCTCGACCTCACCCGGTGCGCGGTGATGGGCGCGGCGGACGATCTCGCCTTCGTCAGCCCGCGCAGCGCCGCCGCCGTCAGCCGGGTGGGTGCGGTCGGCTATGAAGCTCGCCTCCTCCCGTTGCCCCCCTTCCTGATCAAAGGCGGCATGGGCGATTGGGCGCAGATATTGGATGGGTTGCGCCTTACCGGCTTCTTTCTCGAACGATCGGTGCTGGTCGATCGCCGGGCCGACATCCTGGCCGCGCGCGAAAGACTGGTCGACCGGCTGAAAAGGGCGGTTGCGTGA
- the leuB gene encoding 3-isopropylmalate dehydrogenase — protein MLIALFAGDGIGPEIVAQAVRVLDALAIPGLTYEDGLVGGAAYKAVGHPLPPETLEIAKRADAILFGAVGDPDCDALERHLRPEQAILGLRKALGLFSNLRPAKVFPELADESALRPEVAGAIDLLIVRETNGDVYFGEKGFRTTADGLREGYDVMSYNEAEVRRIAHAGFQAARARRGKLCSVDKANVLETSQLWRDVVIEISADYPDVALSHMYVDNAAMQLVRNPGQFDVIVTGNLFGDILSDQASMCVGSIGMLASATLNGSGQGLYEPIHGSAPDITGTGKANPLATILSAAMMLRYSLNLPDQADRIETAVAKALADGARSPDLGGAMSTVQMGDAVLAAL, from the coding sequence ATGTTGATCGCCCTGTTCGCCGGAGACGGCATCGGTCCCGAAATCGTGGCGCAGGCCGTGCGTGTGCTCGATGCGCTGGCGATCCCCGGCCTGACCTATGAAGACGGTCTGGTCGGCGGTGCCGCCTATAAGGCGGTCGGCCATCCGCTGCCGCCTGAAACGCTGGAAATCGCCAAGCGCGCTGACGCCATCCTGTTCGGCGCCGTCGGCGATCCCGATTGCGACGCGCTGGAGCGCCACCTGCGCCCCGAACAGGCGATACTGGGCCTGCGCAAGGCGCTGGGCCTCTTCTCCAACCTGCGCCCGGCCAAGGTCTTCCCCGAACTGGCTGATGAATCCGCGCTGCGCCCCGAAGTCGCCGGCGCCATCGACCTGCTGATCGTCCGCGAAACCAATGGCGACGTCTATTTTGGCGAAAAAGGCTTCCGCACCACCGCCGATGGCCTGCGCGAAGGCTATGACGTCATGTCCTATAACGAAGCCGAAGTGCGCCGCATCGCCCATGCCGGTTTCCAGGCCGCCCGCGCCCGTCGCGGCAAGCTCTGTTCGGTGGACAAGGCCAATGTGCTGGAAACCAGCCAGTTGTGGCGCGACGTGGTGATCGAAATATCGGCCGACTATCCCGACGTGGCGCTCAGCCATATGTATGTGGATAATGCCGCGATGCAGCTGGTCCGCAACCCCGGCCAGTTCGATGTCATCGTCACCGGCAATCTGTTCGGCGATATCCTGTCGGATCAGGCGAGCATGTGCGTAGGCTCCATCGGCATGCTCGCGTCGGCCACCCTGAACGGCAGCGGACAGGGTCTGTACGAACCGATCCATGGCTCCGCTCCCGACATCACGGGCACCGGCAAGGCGAACCCGCTGGCGACCATCCTGTCCGCCGCGATGATGCTGCGCTATTCGCTGAACCTGCCCGATCAGGCCGACCGGATCGAAACCGCCGTGGCGAAGGCGTTGGCCGATGGCGCGCGTTCGCCCGATCTGGGCGGCGCCATGTCCACGGTGCAGATGGGCGATGCCGTGCTGGCGGCGCTATGA